From Micromonospora carbonacea:
CACCGACTACCCGGGGCTGGCCGGCGACGCGCGCCGCGAGGTCGCGGTGGCCGGCCCGGCCCAGCCGGTCGCCAACCCGCCCAACGGCAACCCGGCGGCCATCTCCTCGATCCCGTTCGCCGGGGCGCTCGGCTCGCTGCTCGGCGGCGTGGCCGGCGACGTGCCCGGCCAGCACGCCCGGTTCGAGTCCGCGCCGCTGGGCGAGGCGGTGGACGTGGCCGGGTCGCCGACCGTCACGCTGCGGGCCGCGTCGGCCAGCGGCGAGGCGGTGCTGTTCGTGAAGCTCTACGACGTCGACCCGCAGGGCGCGGCGACCCTGCCCAACGGGCTGGTCGCGCCGGTCCGGCTCACCGGCCTGCCGGCCGGGATCGACGCCGCGAAGCCGGTCACGGTCACCCTGCCCGCGATCGTCCGCCGGGTCGAGGCCGGGCACCGGCTGCGGGTCGTGGTCGCCACGTCCGACCAGGCGTACACGACCCCGGCCGAGCCGGCGGTCTACACCGTGGCGGCCGGTGACGGCCCGCTCGTGCTGCCGACCGTGGCCGGCGAGCCGATCCCCACCACGGCCGTCGTCTGGCGCTGGGTGCTGGCCGGGCTGCTGGCCACCATCGCGGTCGGGCTCGTCGCGGTCGTCCTGATCGCCCGCCGCCGGCACCGCCGCCAGGACAGCTCCGTGCATCCCGAGTACGCGGGCACGCCGCTGGCCGTGCGCCAGCTCCGCAAGGAGTACGCCGACGGCTTCGTCGCCGTGTCGAACGTCGACTTCGAGGTGCACCCCGGTCAGGTCGTCGGCCTGCTCGGGCCCAACGGCGCGGGCAAGACCACCACCCTGCGGGTGCTGATGGGGCTCACCCAGCCCACCGCGGGCGAGATCTACGTCTTCGGCCGGCGGCTGGTGCCCGGCTCGCCGGTGCTGTCGCGCATCGGCGCGCTGGTCGAGGGCCCCGGCTTCCTGCCGCACCTGTCCGGCCTGGACAACCTGAAGGCCTACTGGCGGGCCACCGGCCGACCGTGGGAGGACGCGCACTTCGACGAGGCGCTGGAGATCGCCGGGCTCGGCGACTCGGTGCACCGCAGGACCCGCAAGTACAGCCACGGCATGCGGCAGCGCCTCGCCATCGCCCAGGCCATGCTCGGCCTGCCCGAGCTGCTGGTGCTCGACGAGCCGACGGACGGCCTGGACCCGCCGCAGATCGCCGAGATGCGCCGGGTGCTCCAGCGCTACGCCACCGACGGCCGGGCGGTGCTGGTCTCCAGCCACCTGCTCGCCGAGGTGGAGCAGACCTGCACGCACGCGGTGGTGGTCAACAAGGGGCGGATCGTCGCGTCCGGCCCGGTGGAGGAGATCGTCGGCGAGTCGCCGAGCGTGCTGTTCGACGTGACCGACCCCGACGCGGCGCGCGACGTGCTGGGCCGGCTGGCCGGCGTGACCGTGCTGCCCGACGCCGAGGGGCAGCTGGTGGTGGACACCAACGGCACCGCCCGCAGCGAGGTGGTGGCCGAGCTGGTCCGGGCGGGGATCGGGGTGGACCGGGTGGTGCCGCGCCGCCGCCTGGAGGACGCGTTCCTCGCCCTGGTGGGCGAGAACTCTCGGGGAAGCGGGGACCGGTGATGACGCAGTCGTCTTCCACGGTGGGCGCGGCTGCCGGCTACCGGCCGTCGGCGACCCTGCCGTTCGCGGCGGAGTTCCGCCGGCAGGCGTCGCGGCGGCGTACCCAGCTCGCGCTCGGGTTCATGGTGCTGCTGCCGCTGATCGTGCTTGTCGCGTTCCAGTTCGACTCCGGCAACGACGACGACGGCGGCGGGGGCGAGTTCTCCAGCCTCGCCGACCTGGCCACCTCGGGCGGGCTCAACTTCACCCTCTTCTCGCTGCTGGTCTCGGCGTCGTTCCTGCTGGTCGTGGTGGTGGCGCTGTTCTGCGGCGACACGGTGGCCAGCGAGGCGAGCTGGGGCAGCCTGCGCTATCTGCTGGCCGTGCCGGTGCCCCGGGCCCGGTTGCTGGCGGTGAAGCTGCTGGTGGCGCTCGCGTACTCGGGGCTGGCCCTGCTGCTGCTCGCCGGCACCGCCCTGCTCGCCGGCACCCTCCGCTACGGCTGGGAGCCGCTGCGCAGCCAGGTCTCCGCCCAGCTCGACCCGGCCGAGGGGCTGCTGCGGCTGCTGGCCGTGCTCGGCTACCTGGCGGTCGTCCTGCTGGCGGTGGCCGGGCTGGCGTTCCTGCTCTCCGTCGTCACGGACGCCGCGCTCGGCGCGGTCGGCGGCGCGGTGCTGCTGTGGATCCTGTCCAGCATCCTGGACCAGATCACGGCGCTCGGCGGGATCCGGGCGTTCCTGCCGACCCACTACGCCAACGCCTGGCTGGGCCTGCTGTCGACGCCGGTGCAGACCGACGACCTGGTGCGCGGCTGCATCTCCGCGATCGCCTACGCCACCCTGTTCTGGTCGCTGGCCTTCTGGCGCTTCACCCGCAAGGACGTCACGAGCTGACGGCGGAGCCGGGCACCTGCCCGCCGCCGGGACCGGTCGGGCCCGGTGGGCAGGTCGGTCGTGAGTGATCGCGCCCCCGTGACCGCTCGTGCCTGGCGTGATCGCGTCGAGTGATTGTGCTGGTGGGGAAGTTCCGCGTCTCAAATATCGTGGGAACGCTCCCACGGACAGGGACAAGCATCGACCTTATCAAATTCTTACCGCATTCTGGCTGCATTGACTTCTGTCACTGGAGGTGTGGTATGAACATTGACCGGCTTAGCGGTCCCGTCCTGTCCCTGTTCCGCATGGTGATCGGCCTGCTCTTCTTGTTCCACGGCCTGTCGTCGCTGTTCGGTGTCTTCGGCGGCGCGCGAGGAACCGGTCAGGCGGTCCCGCTCGGCACCTGGCCAGGCTGGTACGCCGCCCTGATCCAGGCCGTCTGCGGCGCGCTGGTGCTGGCCGGGCTCTTCACCCGACCCGCCGCGCTGCTCGCTTCCGGCTCGATGGCGTACGCGTACTTCGTGGTGCACCAGCCGGAGGGGCTGCTGCCGCTGCGCAACGGCGGTGAGCTGTCGGCGATGTTCTGCTGGGCGTTCGTGCTCATCGCGGTGCTCGGCCCCGGGACGTGGGCCGTCGACAACCTGCTGGGCCGTCGCCGGGAGCCGGCCGTCGCGACGCCCGCCCCGAGCAAGCGCTCGGTGCCGGCCTGACCCGACCGCCCGCCCCGCGACGCCGCGACCTTGGCCAGTTGTCGCCCACGGCAGACCGGAACTGTCCAGGAATCGCCAGGCGGCGTCACGGGGCGGGCGGAGTTTCCCTCCGGGTGGCGGGGCGGCGGGGCGGCTCATCTCCGCCCCGGGGGCATGTCCCCCGCCCGATCGGTGCCGCCGGTCAGATCCCCCCGCACACGCGCCAGTCGCCGCCCTCCTCGACCAGGATGAGGACCTTCTCCCGGCCGCCGCCGGTGACGGTGACCTCGGCCCGGGACCGGCCGCCGGTGCTGCTGCTCACCTCGGTCGAGGTGACCCGGTAGCCGCCCAGGGGCGGCTCGGCCGCCCGGGCCCGGGCGAACTCCTCCTCGGTCAGCTGGCTGCGCACCTCCTCGCAGAGCCGGGCGTACGCCTCCGGGTGGTTGCCGTCCCGCACGTCGTCGAGGTACGCGGTCGCGGCGTCCCGGGCGGGCGCGGTCGCGCCCTGGACGGTGCGGAAGAACCAGATGCCGCCGCCGGTGAGCGTGCCTGCGCAACAGAGCAGCGCCACCACGGCGGCCACGATGATCACGGTACGGGTCGTCCGGCCGGGCCTGCGCGGCTTCGGGGGCGGGCCGGGTGTCGGGGGATGCGTCACGCCGTCAGGCTAGAAACCGCAGGCCACCCCGGGCCTCGGTGGCCCTGGCGACGGTGGCCCTCGGTGCCGGAGCGGGTGCCCGCGGTGACGGTGTGACGAAGTCCGCACCCCCGATCCGGCCCACACGCTGGGAACATCGGGTGGCGGTCGCCGCGATCCGCCGTAGACTCGGCGGCACAACTGAATACCTCATCCAGAGGGGCAGAGGGATACGGCCCGACGAAGCCCCGGCAACCACCCGTGCGTTCGATGGCGAACGGCGCGGACAGGTGCCAATTCCGTCCCCGCCGCAGGGTGCGATGCGGGGAAAGATGAGAGGACCTCCTCGACATGACGTCGACCCTCGCCGCGCCCGGCATCGACACCACCGCCAGCCCCGCCCGCGCCCTGGTCTGCCGCGCCTGCTCGGCGCGCTACCCGCTCGCCGCGCAGCACGCCTGCTACGAGTGTTTCGGCCCGCTCGAAGTCGACTACGACACGGCGGCCCTGGCCCGGGTCACCCGCGAGCAGATCGAGGCCGGCCCGCAGAACCTCTGGCGCTACGCCGCCCTCCTGCCCGCCGGCCAGGACCCGGCCGCCCGGGTGACCGTGGACCCGGGGCTCACCCCGCTGGTCGCCGCCGGCAACCTCGCCGCCGAGCTGGGCATCACCGCCCCGCTCTGGGTCAAGGACGACAGCGCCAACCCCACCCACTCCTTCAAGGACCGGGTGGTGTCGGTGGCGCTCACCGCCGCCCGGGCGCTCGGCTTCACCCGGTTCGCCTGCGCGTCGACCGGCAACCTGGCCAACTCGGTCGCCGCCCACGCGGCCCGCGCCGGCGCCCCGTCGATCGTGTTCATCCCCAGCGACCTGGAACCGGGCAAGGTGGTCACCACCGCCGTCTACGGCGGCGAACTGGTCGCCATCGACGGCTCGTACGACGACGTGAACCGGCTCTGCGGCGAGCTGGTGGAGACCGACGAGTTCGAGGACACGGCCTTCGTCAACGTCAACGTCCGGCCCTACTACGCGGAGGGCTCCAAGACCCTGGGCTACGAGGTGGCCGAGCAGCTCGGCTGGCGGATCCCGGCGCAGGTGGTCATCCCGATGGCGAGCGGCGAGCTGCTCACCAAGATCGACAAGGCGTTCAGCGAGCTGGTCGAGATCGGCCTCGTCGAGGCCCCGGCCGGCGGCTGGAAGGTGTTCGGGGCGCAGTCGGCCGGCTGCAACCCGATCGCGGCGGCCCTGCACGCCGACACCGACACCATCACCCCGGTCAAGCCCACCGGCATCGCCAAGTCGCTGAACATCGGCGACCCCGCCGCCGGGCTCTACGCCTTGGAGGCCGTGCGACGCACCGGCGGGTGGATGGAGTACGTCGACGACGACGAGATCCGCGCGGGCATCCGGCTGCTGGCCCGCACGACCGGGATCTTCGCCGAGACGGCCGGCGGGGTGACCGTGGCGGTGCTGCGCAAGCTGGTCGAGTCCGGCCGGCTCGACCCGACGGCGGAGACCGTCGTGTTCAACACCGGCGAGGGGCTCAAGACCATCGACGCCGTCGCCGCCCAGGTCGGCCCCACCCACCGGATCAAGCCCTCGCTGCGCGCGGCCCGCGACGCCGGCCTGCTCGGCTGACTGCGCGGGCCGATCGGCCCGCCGATCCGTCGGGTAACCGACGTTTTGCCCTCCGTACGCAAAAACCCGCCGCCGAGGACTTGACGGCAGGAACCGGACGGCGCAAGATGCTCCGTGCGGGAGGGCGTTTCGCCGGAGACTTTAAGTTCTTACGACCCAACGCCGGAGGCGTTGTGCGATCGTCCCTCCCGACCAACGTCCGATCGGGCCAGCGGAGAAATTCGCTGGCCCGATCGTCTTTCCCCGGCCACCCTCTGCCCATGGGCATCACCATCACCCCGATCGACCCGGCGGACCAGGGCGCGGTCGACGCGGCGTACCGGATCAGGGCGGCAGCCGAACAGGCGGACGTCCCCGACTTCCCGCCGCTGTGCCGGAGCCGCTTCGAGGCGGCGATCCGGCACCCGATGCCGGGCAACGTGCCGGCCTGGGCGCTGGCCCGGCTCGACGGCGAGCCGGCCGGCTTCCTCGCCCTCGACCTGCCGCAGCTCGACAACACCGACAACGCCACCGTCGACCTGTTCACGCACCCGGCGCACCGGCGGCGGGGGGTCGGCCGGGCCCTGCACGCGCACGCCGTGGAGCTGCTGGGCGAGCGGGGGCGCAAGCGGGTGGTCGGCGCGACCGTCGCGGCCCTGCCCGGCGGGCCGGCGCGCGGCGGGGCCGGCGGGGCGTTCGCCGCGACGACGGGGGCGCGGGCGGTGCTCGCCGAGGTCCGCCGCCGCCTCGACACCACCCGGCTCGACCAGGCCGCGCTCGACGCGGCGCTGGCCGACGCCCGGTCCCGCGCCGCCGGCTACCGCACGGTCCGCTGGCAGGGGGCGGCCCCGCAGGAGCACGTCGCCGACGTCGCCCACCTCGACGGCCGGCTGATGGCCGACGCGCCCCTGGGCGAGATGGAGTGGGAGCCGGAGCGGGTCGACGTCGAGCGGATCCGGGGCGTCGAGCGGGCGTTGGACGCGCGGGGCCGCCGCCGCTACCACCACGGGGCGGTGCACGCCGCGTCCGGCCGGCTGGTCGCCTGGACGACGATCGACGTCGGCCCCAGCGTGCCGTGGCACGCGTTCCAGCAGATCACCATCGTCGACCCGGCGCACCGCGGCCACCGGCTCGGGCTCCTCGTGAAGGTCGAGAACCTGCGGTACGCGCTCGACCACGAGCCGGGGCTGCGCGCGGTGGACACCTTCAACGCGCAGGCCAACACGTACATGATCGCCATCAACGAGGCGCTCGGGTTCCGCCCGGTCGACGCCTGGACCGACTGGCAGCTCACCCTCTGACTGGCCGGCCCGCGGCAGGGGCGGCGGGCGTCCGGCGGCGTCCGCCGGCCCTACTGCCCACCCGCCGGCTGCGGCATGATGGCGGGCATGACGGAGACCCCGCATCCCGAGTACGACAAGCACGCCGACACCCTGCACCGGGCGCTGACCGCGATCACGGAGCGCGGGTACTGGTCCGCCTATCCCGAGTCACCCAGCCCCCGGGTGTACGGCGAGACCGCCGCCGCCGACGGCAAGGCCGCCTTCGAGGCGTACCTGGGCGGCGACTTCCCGCTCGACCAGCCGGGCAGCGGCGACCGGGTCGCCACCGAGGCCAGCCCCTTCGGGCTGGAGCTGAACGTGAGCTACCCGCACCCGGGCGTCGACGAACTGGTGGCCGCCGCCTCCGCCGCCCTGCCCGCCTGGCGCGACGCCGGCCCGCAGGCCCGCGCGGGCGTCTGCCTGGAGATCCTCGACCGGCTGCACAGACACGTCTTCGAGCTGGCCAACGCGGTGCAGTTCACCAGCGGCCAGGCGTTCGTGATGGCCTTCCAGGCCGGCGGCGCGCACGCGCTGGACCGCGCCCTCGAAGCGGTCGCCTACGCGTACGCGGAGATGACCCGCCACCCGGGGACGGCCGGCTGGGAGAAGGCCGCCGGCAAGGGCGACCCGCTGCGGATGACCAAGACGTTCCACGTGGTGCCGCGCGGGGTGGCCCTGGTGATCGGCTGCAACACCTTCCCGACCTGGAACTCCTACCCCGGGCTGTTCGCCTCGCTGGTCACCGGCAACCCGGTGGTCGTCAAGCCGCACCCCCGCGCGGTGCTGCCGCTCGCGATCACCGTGAAGTACGCCCGCGAGGTGCTCGCCGAGGCCGGCTTCGACCCCAACCTGGTGCTGCTCGCTCCCGAGGCCCCCGGCGAGCGGCTCGCCTCCACCCTCGCCCTGCACCCGGCCGTGAAGATCGTCGACTTCACCGGCTCCACCGAGTACGGCGACTGGCTGGAGGCCAACGCCCGGCAGGCGACGGTCTACACGGAGAAGGCCGGCCTGAACGCCGTGGTGATCGACTCCACCGACGACTTCGCGGGGATGTGCCGCAACCTCGGCTTCACGCTGACCCTCTACAGCGGCCAGATGTGCACCACCTCGCAGAACATCCTCATCCCCGCCGGGGGCATCGACACCGACCAGGGGCACAAGAGCTTCGACGAGGTGGCCGCCGGGATCGCCGCCGTCGTGGGCAAGCTCACCGCCGACCCGGCCCGGGGCGTCGAGCTGACCGGCGCGATCGTCAACGACGGGGTGCTGGAACGCCTCGACGAGGTCACCAAGGTCGGAGCGGCGGTGCTGGAGTCGCGTACCGTCGAGCACCCCACCTTCCCCGGCGCGGTGGTGCGGACGCCGACCATCGTCAAGCTGGCCGCCGCCGACACCGCGACGTACGGCCGGGAGTGGTTCGGGCCGATCTCGTTCGTGATCGCCACCGACTCCACCGCGCACAGCCTGGAGCTCCTGCGCGCCACCGTGGGCGAGTCCGGGGCGCTGACCGCCGCCGTCTACTCGACCGACCCGGCGGTGCTGGACGCGGCCGAGGCGGCGGCGATCGACGTCGGCGTGCACCTGTCGTGCAACCTGACCGGCGGCGTCTTCGTCAACCAGTCGGCGGCGTTCTCCGACTTCCACGGCAGCGGCGCCAACCCGGCGGCGAACGCGGCGCTGACCGACGGCGCGTACGTGGCCAACCGGTTCCGCATCGTCCAGAGCCGCCGCCCCGCCTGAGGTGCAAGGAGGGGCCCCTTGTTAACGCTTTCCGTTGTACAAGGGGCCCCTGCAAACACCCCCGCCTCAGGCCGGCCGGCGCATCTGTAGTTCGCGCAGGGCGGGGAGCCTCGGGTGCGGGACCCGCACGCCCGTGTCGACGAAGCCCAGCCTCCGGTACGCCCGGTAGGCGCGGTCGTTGCCGACGACCACCTCCAGCATCAGCTCCGGCCGACCGCACTCGCGGGACCAGGCGGCGACCCCCTCGATCAGCGCGGCGAGCAGCCCGGTGCCGCGCCGGGCCGGCGTGACGTAGACGGCGTAGACGACGGTGAGGCCGGGTTCGTCCGCCGAGATCGTCCCGCCGGCGTGCCCGACGAGCCGCCCGGCGGGGCCGCCCGGCCGGTCCGCGCCGGGGTCGGCGACGAACTGGGCGGTGTGCCGGCCGCTGGCGACCGACGCGACGCGGGCCGCGTACTCGGCGTGCGGGCGGGCGGCGGCCTCCGCCAGGGTCTCCAGGAAGGCCAGCGGCGCGTCGGCGAGCATCTCCAGCCGCAGCGCCCGCATCCGCGCCGCGTCCGGCAGGGTCAACCGGCGTACGTCGACTGCCGGCGCGGCGGTGTCGGCCGTCCCCGTCGGGGCGCTGCCCGGGTCGGTCGGCGGGCGGGAACCTGCTGTCATCCCGCATACCTATCGCAGTGATGGCCGCCTATGCCGCACCGGGTTGAGGTCGGTCCGTTATAGCCCTATTTGTGGTCGTGCGCCGTCGTCACTCCTCGTGTAGCGTGCGATTTCGGTCACTGGTTTCCCGGTCGGCGCAGACGGGTGAAACCGGTGTTCCCGGGGCCGCCGGTTCCGTCGGCGTACCCGCTCGTGGAAGGCCGCGCGACGTTAGGAAGTGCACCGTGGCACAGGGCACCGTGAAGTGGTTCAACGCCGAGAAGGGCTACGGCTTCATCGCCGTCGACGGCGGGCAGGACGTCTTCGTCCACTTCTCCGCCATCGAGATGGACGGCTACAAGGCGCTGGACGACGGGCAGCGCGTGGAGTTCGAGATCGCGCAGGGGCAGAAGGGGCCGCAGGCCGAGCGCGTACGCGTCGTCGCCTGACGCCCCGACCGGTTGGCCCGCGGGCGGGCGGGCCACCGATGGCCGGCGGAGCGCGCCGCCCCGGTCGGCGCGGACGGATCGGTCCGGGGCGGCGCGGGCGGGGCGGTCCAGGAATGCTGCGGACCGTTCCCACATCGCCGCCGGGGAGGGCCCGCGTCCAGGGCCGACGTCTGAGGGCGCACGTTCCAGGGCTGACGTCTGGCCTCGGGTCCCATGGGCTGACGTCTGACGCTCGCGTCCCAGGGCGCATGTCCCAGCCATCTCCGTCCGATCGATCGATCCCACCGGGGCCCGAAGGGCCGGTCGGCCGCGCTTGGTCGGGCTGCGGTCGGTTTCCCGCCCGCCAGGTGCCGCGCCGGGTTGCCGACCCACCCTGGCCAAGGCCCCACCTTGGCCCGGCCCCACCTTGGCCCGGCCCCACCTTGGCCCGGCCCCACCGCTGGTTCGCGCCGTGCCGCCCCCCGTGGCAGCCCTGCCCACCGGGCCGCGCCGCCTCGTGGCCGCTGCCCGGCTGTGATCCGGCGGACCCGCTGGTCGGCCTGCCCGGGGAAGGGTCGGGCGGATGGTCCCGGGTGCCCGGCGCGCTGCGCCGCGGTCGGTGGCCGCTCGTGCCGGTCCCGGCTCTCGCCTGCTCTGGACCTCGCCTGCCTGGCGGCGCCCTCTCGGCTCTCTCGCCCTTCTTGGTCCGATCCGTCCTGCCCTCGTCGGTCCTGCCCTCGTCCGTCCTGGCCTTGGTCCGTCCTGGCCTTGGTCCGTCCTGGCCCTGGCCGTGGGCCTGGCCGCCCTGGTGCGCCTGGTCGTCCCGGTCCGGCCGGTCGTTACGGTCGTTACGGTCGTCACGTGCGCCGGGCGGCGGGCGTACGAGGGGTCGGTTACCGCCGCCCGGCCGGCGGGTGAAATCGGCTGAACCGGCGGGCCGGGTCGCGCTGGTCAGGTGGGGTCGACCCGGTTCGTCCGCCGCATCGTGCTTGCACTCGGCAGGGCAGAGTGCTAAACAAGTCATTGGCACTCGCCTTGGGTGAGTGCCAACGGTCGGGACGGTGGGGCCACGGCCGCACGGCGGAGATCCGTCGGGCGGCACATGGCCGGTCGTCGCGGGCTATCCGGCCCGGCCGAGGAGACGTCGTCGTCGCCAGGTGGCGACGTCCCAAGGTGCGTACACCAGGCGGCCCATCCGGGACACACACTCGGGTGGCCCGTGAGTGTCCAGGAGGACAACGCCGTATGGCCAAGATGATCGCGTTCGACGAAGAGGCTCGCCGCGGCCTCGAGCGGGGCATGAACCAGCTCGCCGACGCCGTGAAGGTGACCCTCGGCCCGAAGGGCCGCAACGTGGTGCTCGAGAAGAAGTGGGGTGCCCCCACCATCACCAACGATGGTGTGAGCATCGCCAAGGAGATCGAGCTCGAGGACCCGTACGAGAAGATCGGCGCCGAGCTGGTCAAGGAGGTCGCCAAGAAGACCGACGACGTGGCCGGTGACGGCACGACGACGGCGACCGTCCTGGCCCAGGCCCTGGTCCGCGAGGGCCTGCGCAACGTGGCCGCCGGCGCCAACCCGATGGCCCTGAAGCGGGGCATCGAGGCCGCCGTGGCCAGCGTCTCGGAGGAGCTGTCCAAGCTCGCCAAGGACGTCGAGACCAAAGAGCAGATCGCCTCCACCGCCTCCATCTCCGCCGGTGACAGCACCGTCGGCGAGATCATCGCCGAGGCGATGGACAAGGTCGGCAAGGAAGGCGTCATCACCGTCGAGGAGAGCAACACCTTCGGCCTGGAGCTTGAGCTCACCGAGGGCATGCGCTTCGACAAGGGCTACATCTCCGCGTACTTCATGACCGACCCGGAGCGGATGGAGGCCGTCTTCGACGAGCCCTACATCCTGATCGCCAACAGCAAGATCTCGTCGGTGAAGGACCTGCTCCCGATCCTGGAGAAGGTCATGCAGTCGGGCAAGCCGCTGCTGATCATCGCCGAGGACGTGGAGGGCGAGGCCCTGCCGACCCTGGTGGTCAACAAGGTCAAGGGCGTCTTCAAGTCCGCGGCCGTCAAGGCCCCCGGCTTCGGCGACCGCCGCAAGGCCATGCTGACCGACATCGCCATCCTCACCGGTGGCCAGGTCATCAGCGAGGAGCTCGGCCTCAAGCTGGAGGCCGCCGGCCTCGACATGCTGGGCCGCGCCCGCAAGGTCGTGGTGACCAAGGACGAGACCACCATCGTCGACGGTGCCGGCGACGCCGAGCAGATCCAGGGCCGGGTCAACCAGATCCGGGCCGAGATCGACAAGAGCGACTCCGACTACGACCGCGAGAAGCTGCAGGAGCGCCTGGCCAAGCTGGCCGGCGGTGTTGCGGTGATTAAGGTCGGCGCGGCCACCGAGGTCGAGCTGAAGGAGCGCAAGCACCGCATCGAGGACGCCGTCCGCAACGCGAAGGCCGCCGTCGAGGAGGGCATCGTCCCGGGTGGTGGCGTCGCGCTGGTGCAGGCCGGCAAGACCGCCTTCGACAAGCTGGACCTGACCGGCGACGAGGCGACCGGCGCGCAGATCGTCAAGATCGCGCTGGACGCCCCGCTGCGGCAGATCGCCGTCAACGCCGGCCTCGAGGGTGGCGTCGTCGTCGAGCGCGTCCGCAACCTGGACGCCGGCCACGGCCTCAACGCCGCCAGCGGCGAGTACGTGGACCTGCTGGCCGCGGGCATCATCGACCCGGCCAAGGTGACCCGGTCGGCGCTGCAGAACGCCTCGTCGATCGCGGCGCTCTTCCTCACCACCGAGGCCGTCGTCGCGGACAAGCCGGAGAAGGCCCCGGCCGCTGCGGCTGGCCCGGGCGGCGGGGACATGGACTTCTGAGTCCAGCTCCCACCGGAGTTCAGTTACACCGCACGTCGAGGGGGCGGGTCGCGTCAGCGGCCCGCCCCCTCCGCGTCGTCACGGCCGCCAGCGCCGGCCACTCCGGCCTCGGACACTTGGGCCGTGGGTACTCCGGCCAAGGCCACTCGGTCCTCGGGCACTCCCGTGTCGGGCACTGCCGTGTCGGGCACTCCGGCCTCGGGCACGCGCCCGCTGGCGGCTCTCACGCCGGCGGCGCTCACGTCGGCAGGGGCGGCTGGTCGCGTCGCCGCCCGGCCCGACCGGGCGGCCGGCGGATGCGGATCGGCTCGTCGACGCGGATCGGCTCGTCGACCAGGACCACCGGCTCCTCCGCCGCGGGCGCGTCGCCCCCGGCCATCTCCGCCAGTTGCTCGGCGTCGCCGTAGTCCAGCCGGTCGAACGGTAGTTGCCCCGGGATCTCCTCGACCGGCACCCAGGCGGCGGAACGTGGAGCCTCGGCCCGCTCGTCGTCCGTGGTCATCGCGGCCTCCTCACCTCGACGGTAGGTGACCGTCGATGCCGGGGCGGCCGAACGGCGCTATCCGGCCCGGTGCCCGTTTCGCCCGCCGCCGGGGCGAGGATCGCGGGGCCGCCGCCGGGGCGCGGGGCGCGAGGTGAGAAGGGGACCCCTCTCTACCGTATGCGTTAACAAGGGGCCCTTCCTTACCGCTCAGCGGGCCGCGCGGACAGCGGCGTACGCGTCGACCAGGCCCGCCCCGCTGATGTTCGCGTCCCCGCCGCAGGCGTCGGCCGGGTCGCGGGAGGCGTACGTCGCCCCGGCCGGGACGGCGGTGTCGCGCAGGATCCGGCGGGTGCGCTCCAGGTCGCCGACCAGCGTCGGGTTCGCCGACCACATCAGCGCCACCACGCCCGCGACCTGCGGGGCGGCCATCGACGTGCCGTCGAGGGTGGCGTAGCCGCCGCCCGGCATCGCGGAGAGCACCCCCACGCCCGGGGCGACCACGTCCGGCTTCGCCGCGCCGGGCACCGGCCCCCGGCTGGAGAAGTCGGCGACCTGGCGGTCCCGGTCGGTCGCCCCGACGGTGAACACGTCCGGGTACGTCGCCGGCGGATCCTCGATCGACCGGCAGTACGGCCCGGTGTTGCCGGCCGCCGCGACGACGAAGATGCCCGCCGCGTCCAGCGCGTCGGTTGCCGGCCGCAGCGCCGCCGGGTCGCAGCCCTCGATCGGCGGGCAGCCCCACGAGTTCGTCAGCACCTGGGGGGCCCGCTCGGGCCGCCCGTCGGTGAACGGGTCGCCGCCGGCCGGGAACGGGGC
This genomic window contains:
- a CDS encoding GNAT family N-acetyltransferase translates to MGITITPIDPADQGAVDAAYRIRAAAEQADVPDFPPLCRSRFEAAIRHPMPGNVPAWALARLDGEPAGFLALDLPQLDNTDNATVDLFTHPAHRRRGVGRALHAHAVELLGERGRKRVVGATVAALPGGPARGGAGGAFAATTGARAVLAEVRRRLDTTRLDQAALDAALADARSRAAGYRTVRWQGAAPQEHVADVAHLDGRLMADAPLGEMEWEPERVDVERIRGVERALDARGRRRYHHGAVHAASGRLVAWTTIDVGPSVPWHAFQQITIVDPAHRGHRLGLLVKVENLRYALDHEPGLRAVDTFNAQANTYMIAINEALGFRPVDAWTDWQLTL
- the paaN gene encoding phenylacetic acid degradation protein PaaN, coding for MTETPHPEYDKHADTLHRALTAITERGYWSAYPESPSPRVYGETAAADGKAAFEAYLGGDFPLDQPGSGDRVATEASPFGLELNVSYPHPGVDELVAAASAALPAWRDAGPQARAGVCLEILDRLHRHVFELANAVQFTSGQAFVMAFQAGGAHALDRALEAVAYAYAEMTRHPGTAGWEKAAGKGDPLRMTKTFHVVPRGVALVIGCNTFPTWNSYPGLFASLVTGNPVVVKPHPRAVLPLAITVKYAREVLAEAGFDPNLVLLAPEAPGERLASTLALHPAVKIVDFTGSTEYGDWLEANARQATVYTEKAGLNAVVIDSTDDFAGMCRNLGFTLTLYSGQMCTTSQNILIPAGGIDTDQGHKSFDEVAAGIAAVVGKLTADPARGVELTGAIVNDGVLERLDEVTKVGAAVLESRTVEHPTFPGAVVRTPTIVKLAAADTATYGREWFGPISFVIATDSTAHSLELLRATVGESGALTAAVYSTDPAVLDAAEAAAIDVGVHLSCNLTGGVFVNQSAAFSDFHGSGANPAANAALTDGAYVANRFRIVQSRRPA
- a CDS encoding GNAT family N-acetyltransferase — protein: MRALRLEMLADAPLAFLETLAEAAARPHAEYAARVASVASGRHTAQFVADPGADRPGGPAGRLVGHAGGTISADEPGLTVVYAVYVTPARRGTGLLAALIEGVAAWSRECGRPELMLEVVVGNDRAYRAYRRLGFVDTGVRVPHPRLPALRELQMRRPA
- a CDS encoding cold-shock protein, with product MAQGTVKWFNAEKGYGFIAVDGGQDVFVHFSAIEMDGYKALDDGQRVEFEIAQGQKGPQAERVRVVA
- the groL gene encoding chaperonin GroEL (60 kDa chaperone family; promotes refolding of misfolded polypeptides especially under stressful conditions; forms two stacked rings of heptamers to form a barrel-shaped 14mer; ends can be capped by GroES; misfolded proteins enter the barrel where they are refolded when GroES binds), translated to MAKMIAFDEEARRGLERGMNQLADAVKVTLGPKGRNVVLEKKWGAPTITNDGVSIAKEIELEDPYEKIGAELVKEVAKKTDDVAGDGTTTATVLAQALVREGLRNVAAGANPMALKRGIEAAVASVSEELSKLAKDVETKEQIASTASISAGDSTVGEIIAEAMDKVGKEGVITVEESNTFGLELELTEGMRFDKGYISAYFMTDPERMEAVFDEPYILIANSKISSVKDLLPILEKVMQSGKPLLIIAEDVEGEALPTLVVNKVKGVFKSAAVKAPGFGDRRKAMLTDIAILTGGQVISEELGLKLEAAGLDMLGRARKVVVTKDETTIVDGAGDAEQIQGRVNQIRAEIDKSDSDYDREKLQERLAKLAGGVAVIKVGAATEVELKERKHRIEDAVRNAKAAVEEGIVPGGGVALVQAGKTAFDKLDLTGDEATGAQIVKIALDAPLRQIAVNAGLEGGVVVERVRNLDAGHGLNAASGEYVDLLAAGIIDPAKVTRSALQNASSIAALFLTTEAVVADKPEKAPAAAAGPGGGDMDF